Proteins found in one Aquibium microcysteis genomic segment:
- a CDS encoding FHA domain-containing protein gives MSNHGQIVILKILNGVQNGVEVALEDGEYVIGSGADDDLQITDVALKPAHARLRIAGGTISIAAAAGAVTTSTGLAIDAGSATWHDIDQLEVVTVATTRFAVAKASANWNQLLSSASVDKPAAAAPRTPGKAEKGAIRYGVPVAVLVLLLVFGAVALSGGGSTLSGLVSKSGPPDVEVVRAAVDRFPFAADVVVEEEVDGTINARGYVDTLVERRAISEAVRETDVPVRLRLWARDVLENELSALVAARGLPLTVAIERDGTVILKGTVLEKEKVDEVSTLIAEQVVGVSAVRSEVRTAETFLEETLALAARSKILDGVLFRLTSAPGGGQLIEATGAVRNDQVDAWLGFLKSYAAGIARSMALRSYVGIEGRTVVIDGSAPQEQAAAGPADRTPIILASDELAAGTPGRSIPLDLLLSNQTSYETLVDAVAPGARAEPETADAGQATTPGGEAAAQDPPGGTAGEQDASAAGAPPTTPDASAAADAAAGPDDGARPSPGGEVGAADDRPAADTLSLDVALRRAGDLRQVASAAPSVSILPAPEPVVRVPDVLVDGADADAPAVSAADATPRDDAPVTTHFDQGETQQAFRELNEATGAMLEMKDEDRLKEALGDERGADLEQAFRRINIRVSEAAAAPLPAERSIELGDKACWPGSRLSIEMLPTLVFWLDLLSVSNQIAMKDLVDAKRGLVLEAGLSPTRVRDCLMRTGSPAMMALAEDSIYLNEARRNPKFIQFLLREDESYDLAIVGAKTSGERYLQVEGGETLEEGASPSIESRISSIGELGVLVRVPKGYMARVYPDGMPWHLK, from the coding sequence ATGAGCAATCACGGACAGATCGTCATCCTGAAGATCCTGAACGGCGTGCAGAACGGCGTCGAGGTCGCGCTCGAAGATGGCGAGTACGTCATCGGGTCGGGAGCGGACGACGATCTGCAGATCACGGACGTCGCCCTCAAGCCCGCGCATGCCAGGCTGCGAATCGCCGGGGGCACGATCTCGATCGCGGCGGCCGCCGGCGCCGTGACGACCTCGACCGGTCTGGCGATCGACGCCGGCAGCGCGACCTGGCACGACATCGACCAGCTCGAGGTGGTCACGGTCGCGACGACACGGTTCGCCGTCGCCAAGGCCAGCGCGAACTGGAACCAGCTCCTGTCGTCCGCATCCGTGGACAAGCCCGCTGCCGCGGCGCCGCGGACCCCCGGAAAGGCAGAGAAAGGCGCCATCCGCTACGGCGTTCCGGTCGCCGTGCTCGTGCTGCTCCTCGTCTTCGGCGCGGTCGCGCTGTCGGGCGGCGGTTCGACGCTGTCGGGCCTCGTCTCGAAGTCCGGGCCGCCGGATGTCGAGGTGGTGCGCGCAGCGGTCGACCGTTTCCCCTTCGCCGCAGACGTCGTCGTGGAGGAAGAGGTCGACGGGACGATCAATGCGCGTGGCTACGTGGACACGCTCGTGGAGCGTCGGGCGATCAGCGAAGCCGTGCGCGAGACGGATGTTCCCGTCAGGCTTCGTCTCTGGGCGCGCGACGTCCTCGAGAACGAACTCTCGGCGCTGGTCGCCGCACGCGGCCTGCCCCTGACCGTGGCGATCGAGCGCGACGGCACCGTCATCCTGAAGGGCACGGTGCTCGAAAAGGAGAAGGTCGACGAGGTGTCGACGCTGATCGCCGAGCAGGTTGTGGGGGTCTCCGCCGTCCGCTCCGAGGTCCGCACCGCAGAGACTTTCCTCGAGGAAACGCTCGCGCTGGCGGCGCGGTCCAAGATCCTCGACGGCGTCCTGTTCCGGCTGACCTCCGCGCCCGGCGGAGGCCAGCTCATCGAGGCGACCGGCGCCGTCCGCAACGATCAGGTGGATGCCTGGCTCGGTTTCCTGAAGTCCTACGCGGCAGGAATCGCCCGATCGATGGCGCTGCGGTCCTACGTGGGGATCGAAGGCCGCACGGTCGTGATCGACGGCAGCGCGCCGCAGGAGCAGGCAGCCGCCGGCCCGGCCGACCGGACGCCGATCATTCTTGCGAGCGACGAACTCGCGGCCGGGACGCCTGGCCGGTCCATCCCGCTCGACCTCCTGCTCAGCAACCAGACCAGCTACGAGACGCTCGTCGACGCGGTCGCTCCGGGCGCCCGTGCCGAGCCGGAGACCGCCGACGCCGGGCAGGCGACGACGCCCGGGGGCGAGGCCGCGGCCCAGGACCCGCCTGGCGGGACGGCGGGAGAACAGGACGCTTCCGCTGCGGGAGCTCCGCCAACGACGCCCGACGCCTCCGCGGCGGCAGATGCCGCAGCCGGTCCCGACGACGGCGCCAGGCCGTCGCCCGGCGGCGAAGTCGGTGCCGCGGACGACCGGCCCGCCGCCGATACGCTCTCGCTCGACGTCGCCCTCAGGCGGGCAGGCGACCTGCGGCAGGTCGCGAGCGCGGCGCCGTCGGTTTCCATCCTCCCTGCCCCGGAACCGGTCGTGCGCGTGCCGGACGTGCTCGTCGACGGAGCCGATGCGGACGCACCGGCCGTATCCGCGGCCGATGCGACGCCACGCGACGACGCGCCGGTGACGACGCATTTCGATCAGGGTGAAACGCAGCAGGCGTTCCGGGAACTCAACGAGGCCACCGGCGCGATGCTCGAGATGAAGGACGAGGACCGCCTGAAGGAGGCGCTCGGCGATGAACGCGGCGCCGATCTCGAACAGGCGTTCCGCCGCATCAACATCCGTGTCTCCGAGGCCGCCGCCGCCCCGCTTCCAGCCGAACGTTCGATCGAGCTCGGCGACAAGGCCTGCTGGCCCGGCTCCCGTCTCTCCATCGAGATGCTGCCGACGCTGGTGTTCTGGCTCGACCTGCTCAGCGTCTCGAACCAGATCGCGATGAAGGATCTGGTCGATGCCAAGCGCGGGCTGGTGCTGGAGGCCGGACTTTCGCCGACGCGCGTGCGTGACTGCCTGATGCGCACCGGCAGCCCGGCGATGATGGCGCTCGCCGAGGACTCGATCTATCTCAACGAGGCGCGCCGAAACCCGAAGTTCATCCAGTTCCTGCTGCGCGAGGATGAAAGCTACGATCTCGCGATCGTGGGTGCCAAGACCAGCGGCGAGCGTTATCTGCAGGTCGAAGGCGGCGAGACGCTCGAGGAAGGCGCCTCGCCCTCCATCGAGAGCCGCATCTCGAGCATTGGCGAACTGGGCGTGCTGGTTCGCGTCCCGAAGGGCTACATGGCCCGCGTTTATCCCGATGGCATGCCATGGCACTTGAAGTAA
- a CDS encoding type III secretion system chaperone, producing the protein MRDVRQALETLKDLTGLQQLAFDAGGRAEIVVQDSLSVYLVRISETVMEIAAHVATDRRQPTDGGLRDLLRANADAGLADARFALDSAGVPFLCQRVDVAALEPDDLDRILLDFIRRVTRLRQGGPGKAS; encoded by the coding sequence ATGAGGGACGTTCGGCAGGCACTGGAGACGCTGAAGGATCTCACGGGCCTCCAGCAGCTGGCGTTCGACGCCGGAGGCCGGGCGGAGATCGTCGTCCAGGATTCCCTGTCCGTCTATCTGGTGAGGATCTCAGAGACGGTCATGGAAATCGCCGCGCATGTCGCAACCGACCGGCGACAGCCGACGGATGGCGGGCTGCGCGACCTTCTGCGCGCCAATGCGGATGCCGGCCTCGCGGACGCAAGATTCGCGCTGGACTCCGCGGGCGTCCCATTCCTCTGCCAGCGCGTCGACGTGGCGGCCCTGGAGCCAGACGATCTCGACCGAATCCTTCTCGACTTCATCAGACGGGTGACGCGGCTGCGCCAGGGAGGACCGGGCAAGGCTTCCTGA
- the sctU gene encoding type III secretion system export apparatus subunit SctU encodes MSQSSGEKTEQPTLKKLRDARQKGQVARSQELVTTLSLFGVIAVIWMLGSWIYASLVQMLDLAAMFAAQTGSGDKTALISSMAVIYDIGAGIHLPVLGVCILMGIAANYIQFGTVFSLENLMPKLDKVSPASGFKRIFSMKQLVEILKSIIKIVFLSILLYIVMERAIGAFITSVYCGMNCLLQVTVSMLMLTFALSGLAFVIVAVADFAYQRHSFIKGLMMTKEEVKREYKESEGDPVVKGQRKQFAFELIMSDQVGQARKSTAVVINPTHLAVAIRFSEDTMPLPMVVAKGRDLNAVAIRAAAEEEGVPIFRNVPLARNLFADTEPGQYIPDETFEVVAEILAWVASNRDVLYRGPLSHGVIDMEAGDHRAP; translated from the coding sequence GTGAGCCAGTCGTCCGGCGAAAAGACCGAACAGCCGACGCTCAAGAAGCTTCGCGACGCGCGGCAGAAGGGCCAGGTGGCACGTTCGCAGGAACTGGTCACCACGCTGTCGCTGTTCGGCGTGATCGCCGTCATATGGATGCTCGGATCGTGGATCTACGCCAGTCTGGTGCAGATGCTCGACCTCGCCGCGATGTTCGCAGCCCAGACCGGTTCCGGCGACAAGACGGCGCTGATCTCCTCGATGGCGGTGATCTACGACATCGGCGCGGGCATCCACCTGCCGGTGCTCGGGGTCTGCATCCTGATGGGCATCGCGGCCAACTACATCCAGTTCGGCACCGTGTTCTCGCTGGAGAACCTGATGCCGAAGCTGGACAAGGTCTCGCCGGCCAGCGGCTTCAAGCGCATCTTCTCGATGAAGCAGCTCGTCGAGATCCTCAAGTCGATCATCAAGATCGTCTTCCTGAGCATTCTTCTCTACATCGTCATGGAACGGGCGATCGGCGCGTTCATCACCTCTGTCTATTGCGGCATGAACTGCCTGCTGCAGGTGACGGTGAGCATGCTGATGCTGACCTTCGCGCTGAGCGGCCTCGCCTTCGTGATCGTGGCGGTGGCCGATTTCGCCTACCAGAGGCACAGCTTCATCAAGGGGCTGATGATGACGAAGGAGGAGGTCAAGCGGGAATACAAGGAGAGCGAGGGCGACCCCGTCGTGAAGGGGCAGCGCAAGCAGTTCGCCTTCGAGCTGATCATGTCCGACCAGGTCGGGCAGGCGCGCAAGTCGACGGCCGTCGTCATCAACCCGACGCATCTCGCGGTGGCGATCCGCTTCTCCGAAGACACGATGCCCCTGCCGATGGTGGTGGCCAAGGGCCGCGACCTCAATGCGGTGGCTATCCGCGCCGCGGCGGAGGAAGAAGGCGTTCCGATCTTCCGCAACGTGCCGCTCGCGCGCAATCTCTTCGCCGACACGGAGCCCGGCCAGTACATTCCCGACGAGACCTTCGAGGTGGTTGCCGAGATTCTGGCCTGGGTGGCCAGCAACCGCGACGTGCTCTACCGCGGACCGCTGTCGCACGGGGTCATCGACATGGAAGCGGGCGACCACCGCGCGCCATAG
- the sctT gene encoding type III secretion system export apparatus subunit SctT — MNTAVLMELLGQYKPLLLSLLLSMGRTYAFLAASQILSPSAVPRLARTAAVLVLVAPLVPLNAAFAQGFDPGVATFAALFAKEYAVGFLIGFLIAWLFWAVQAAGAFIDNQRGAAIASSIDPLQGHETSPLGNLFSQAFLTYFFAIGGFLLVVDLLYSSFQVWPVTRGLPIVSEAVPSFFLGVMDSGMRLMFVLAAPIIALMFLAEFGLAIVSRFAPQIQVFILAMPIKSAIAILILIFYFSTMFDVAGRESESFRSLLDRFYAMLEFGSDAVDRLPPPSDGEPRP, encoded by the coding sequence ATGAACACGGCCGTCCTCATGGAGCTTCTGGGGCAGTACAAGCCGCTGCTCCTGTCGCTGCTGCTCAGCATGGGACGGACCTACGCCTTCCTGGCGGCCTCGCAGATCCTGTCGCCCTCGGCCGTGCCGCGGCTGGCGCGGACGGCGGCCGTGCTGGTGCTGGTGGCGCCGCTCGTGCCGCTGAACGCGGCCTTCGCGCAGGGGTTCGACCCGGGCGTGGCGACCTTCGCGGCGCTCTTTGCCAAGGAGTACGCGGTCGGCTTCCTGATCGGCTTCCTGATCGCCTGGCTGTTCTGGGCGGTGCAGGCGGCGGGCGCCTTCATCGACAACCAGCGCGGCGCGGCGATCGCCTCCTCGATCGACCCGCTGCAGGGGCATGAGACGTCGCCGCTTGGCAACCTCTTCAGCCAGGCCTTCCTGACCTATTTCTTCGCCATCGGCGGCTTCCTGCTGGTCGTGGACCTGCTCTATTCGTCGTTCCAGGTCTGGCCGGTGACGCGCGGGCTGCCGATCGTCTCGGAAGCGGTGCCGTCGTTCTTCCTCGGGGTGATGGACAGCGGCATGCGGCTGATGTTCGTTCTCGCCGCACCGATCATCGCCCTGATGTTCCTGGCGGAGTTCGGCCTGGCGATCGTCAGCCGCTTCGCCCCGCAGATCCAGGTCTTCATCCTGGCGATGCCGATCAAGAGCGCGATCGCGATCCTGATCCTGATCTTCTACTTCTCGACCATGTTCGACGTGGCGGGCCGCGAATCGGAGAGCTTCCGGTCGCTGCTCGACCGCTTCTACGCCATGCTGGAATTCGGCTCGGACGCGGTCGACCGCCTGCCGCCACCTTCGGACGGGGAGCCGCGGCCGTGA
- the sctS gene encoding type III secretion system export apparatus subunit SctS has product MSAEDTLHYVTQSMMLVMLLSMPPIIVASIVGIVVSLLQALTQIQEQTLPFAIKLIAVAITISAMAGILGSEMLNYTEGIFNDFPKLVR; this is encoded by the coding sequence ATGAGCGCTGAAGACACCCTTCACTACGTGACGCAGAGCATGATGCTCGTCATGCTGCTCTCGATGCCGCCGATCATCGTCGCGTCGATCGTCGGCATCGTCGTGTCGCTGCTGCAGGCGCTGACGCAGATCCAGGAGCAGACGCTGCCTTTCGCCATCAAGCTCATCGCGGTGGCGATCACGATCTCGGCCATGGCCGGGATCCTGGGCTCGGAGATGCTGAACTACACGGAAGGCATCTTCAACGACTTTCCCAAGCTGGTGCGCTGA
- the sctR gene encoding type III secretion system export apparatus subunit SctR, translating into MIDPLNLILILAIAALVPFIAIVATAYIKLSVVFLLLRNALGVQQIPPNSALNALAIILSGYIMTPVFYETLQILSNGDYRFDSVANITTTFNAAKGPLIEFLNKHADMREKTFFLEAASQLWPPEVRATLTPDSLAVVLPAFTVSQLREAFEIGFLLYLPFIAIDLIVSNILLAMGMMMVSPLTISLPFKLFLFVMVDGWSRLILGLVGSYA; encoded by the coding sequence ATGATCGATCCGCTCAATCTCATCCTGATCCTCGCGATCGCGGCGCTGGTTCCGTTCATCGCGATCGTGGCCACCGCCTACATCAAGCTGTCGGTGGTCTTCCTGCTTTTGCGCAACGCGCTCGGCGTGCAGCAGATTCCACCGAACTCGGCGCTCAACGCGCTCGCCATCATCCTGTCCGGCTACATCATGACGCCGGTCTTCTACGAAACCCTGCAGATCCTCTCGAACGGCGACTACCGGTTCGATTCGGTGGCGAACATCACCACCACCTTCAACGCCGCCAAGGGGCCGCTGATCGAGTTCCTGAACAAGCATGCCGACATGCGCGAGAAGACGTTCTTCCTGGAGGCGGCCTCGCAGCTCTGGCCCCCGGAGGTGCGCGCGACCCTGACGCCGGACTCGCTGGCGGTGGTGCTGCCGGCCTTCACCGTCAGCCAGCTGCGCGAGGCGTTCGAGATCGGGTTCCTGCTCTACCTGCCCTTCATCGCCATCGACCTGATCGTCTCGAACATCCTGCTCGCCATGGGCATGATGATGGTGTCACCGCTGACCATCTCGCTGCCCTTCAAGCTCTTCCTCTTCGTGATGGTCGACGGCTGGTCGCGCCTGATCCTCGGCCTGGTGGGGTCCTATGCATGA
- a CDS encoding FliM/FliN family flagellar motor switch protein — MNDLATIAGSAQRTGIGAGQAPAAPAAAALPRLALRASQIETWNALVSAEGTELRVAGLTVAFRRQPASSGRRFRHALKWLDATSGRTVLVSLQTFPFLESHGADLRAENLDDLPAHLGTALEASALAIVADRLAKTGMKPPAIEAATDVPPAGAIDVVVRIGGLFAGEVALRLCGAPGALASLGGIDGILALARVSPLAEAVRVPFSVRLAEAVLSAGEVASLEIGDAILLDGSPRRSLMLCAMRRRFHIERMQDGWMITEIGMDGDQNPSGARDGMSGAGGRAGETAMPDPAGLPVAVAFELATSEVPIGQLATWTPGALVDIGLADVAAGLPVTVRIGGRQMARGDLVRIDDRFAVRLSAIGPWSNAGGDGS, encoded by the coding sequence ATGAACGACCTCGCCACCATCGCCGGAAGTGCCCAGAGGACCGGCATCGGCGCCGGCCAGGCGCCGGCCGCACCGGCGGCGGCGGCCCTGCCGCGCCTGGCGTTGCGTGCAAGCCAGATCGAGACGTGGAACGCGCTCGTTTCTGCCGAGGGGACCGAGCTGAGGGTCGCCGGGCTGACGGTGGCGTTCCGCCGCCAGCCTGCGTCGTCGGGCCGCCGCTTCCGCCACGCGCTGAAATGGCTCGACGCGACCAGTGGACGCACGGTCCTCGTATCGCTGCAGACGTTCCCGTTCCTCGAAAGTCACGGGGCCGACCTGCGGGCCGAAAACCTCGACGACCTGCCCGCCCATCTCGGCACGGCGCTCGAGGCAAGCGCGCTGGCGATTGTGGCCGACAGGCTGGCGAAGACCGGAATGAAGCCACCCGCGATCGAAGCCGCAACGGACGTCCCGCCGGCCGGTGCGATCGACGTCGTGGTCCGGATCGGCGGCTTGTTCGCGGGGGAGGTGGCGCTGCGGCTCTGCGGTGCGCCCGGCGCACTGGCGAGCCTGGGCGGGATCGATGGCATCCTGGCGCTGGCGCGGGTCTCGCCGCTGGCGGAAGCGGTGCGGGTGCCGTTCTCCGTGCGGCTCGCCGAGGCGGTGCTGTCGGCCGGCGAGGTCGCGAGCCTGGAGATAGGCGACGCGATCCTGCTCGACGGATCGCCTCGGCGGAGCCTCATGCTCTGCGCCATGCGCCGCCGCTTCCACATCGAACGCATGCAGGACGGCTGGATGATCACGGAGATCGGGATGGACGGCGACCAGAACCCTTCGGGTGCAAGGGACGGAATGAGCGGCGCGGGCGGCCGGGCGGGCGAAACGGCCATGCCGGATCCGGCCGGGCTGCCGGTCGCGGTGGCTTTCGAACTCGCCACGTCGGAGGTTCCGATCGGGCAGCTGGCCACATGGACCCCTGGTGCGCTGGTGGACATCGGTCTCGCCGACGTCGCGGCCGGCCTGCCGGTGACCGTCCGGATCGGCGGCCGGCAGATGGCCCGCGGCGATCTCGTGCGGATCGACGACCGGTTCGCCGTACGGCTCTCGGCGATCGGACCCTGGTCGAACGCCGGTGGCGACGGCAGCTGA
- the sctO gene encoding type III secretion system stalk subunit SctO, with amino-acid sequence MSALRQYRTLAKVKSLREQKALEDLQKARRAELEGEQKVERLTRELAESAATLPDRIDALYRAVIGKTIDLVEIDLVKHRAKLLEADHQKIADRKARAEHALVALRKQTREAAEAYRAAQMDREKYDGLLADLSREILLAATTKEEAEVEDLFARPRSRIVAEEKRDGRH; translated from the coding sequence ATGAGCGCGCTGCGGCAATACAGGACGCTGGCGAAGGTCAAGTCGCTGCGGGAGCAGAAGGCGCTCGAAGACCTGCAGAAGGCGCGCCGCGCCGAACTGGAGGGCGAGCAGAAGGTGGAGCGGCTGACGCGGGAGCTGGCCGAAAGTGCCGCGACCCTGCCGGACCGCATCGACGCGCTCTATCGCGCGGTGATCGGCAAGACCATCGATCTCGTCGAGATCGATCTGGTCAAGCACCGGGCCAAGCTGCTGGAGGCCGACCACCAGAAGATCGCCGACCGCAAGGCCCGTGCGGAGCACGCGCTGGTCGCGCTGCGCAAGCAGACGCGCGAGGCCGCCGAGGCCTATCGCGCGGCGCAGATGGACCGCGAGAAGTATGACGGCCTGCTCGCCGACCTGTCGCGCGAGATCCTGCTCGCGGCGACCACGAAGGAGGAAGCCGAAGTCGAGGATCTGTTCGCCCGTCCCCGCAGCCGCATCGTCGCAGAGGAGAAACGCGATGGCAGGCATTGA
- the sctN gene encoding type III secretion system ATPase SctN, with the protein MPAERVGILRERLRELRPYPLLGLVRKVVGTIIHASAPSVQVGELVELRTPATGHKLMAEVVGFLGDEALLSPIGETQGVAPHTEVRPTGRVQSVAVGDGLLGRVIDGLGNFIDGSDRPFEPETYYPVYQLPPDPMKRRVITTPLSLGVRALDGLLTCGEGQRMGIFAAAGGGKSTLLSMLVKGADVDVTVLALIGERGREVREFIEHDLGPDGLAKSVVVCATSDKSSMERAKAAFVATSIAEFHRDKGRRVLFLMDSVTRFARALREIGLAAGEPPTRRGFPPSVFANLPKLMERVGMNETGSITALYTVLVEGDDMNEPVADETRSILDGHIILSARLAQQNHYPAIDVLASKSRVMTKVTSPEHLQAAGAINELMATYNEVELLVKIGEYKPGSDPRADRAIAKVEEIRQFLRQRTTERTPFAETVARLRKVAS; encoded by the coding sequence ATGCCGGCCGAGCGGGTCGGCATCCTGCGCGAGAGGCTGCGCGAACTGCGGCCCTATCCGCTGCTGGGACTGGTGCGGAAGGTGGTCGGGACCATCATCCATGCCTCCGCGCCGAGCGTGCAGGTGGGCGAACTGGTGGAACTGCGCACGCCCGCCACCGGCCACAAGCTGATGGCCGAAGTCGTCGGCTTCCTCGGCGACGAGGCCCTGCTGTCGCCGATCGGCGAGACCCAAGGCGTGGCGCCGCACACGGAGGTCCGGCCCACCGGTCGCGTGCAGTCGGTGGCGGTGGGCGACGGGCTGCTCGGCCGCGTCATCGACGGGCTCGGAAACTTCATCGACGGGTCTGACCGGCCGTTCGAGCCCGAGACCTACTATCCGGTCTACCAGCTGCCGCCCGATCCGATGAAGCGGCGCGTCATCACCACGCCGCTGTCTCTCGGCGTGCGGGCGCTCGACGGGCTGCTCACGTGCGGCGAAGGCCAGCGCATGGGCATCTTCGCGGCGGCGGGCGGCGGCAAGTCGACGCTCCTGTCCATGCTGGTGAAGGGCGCCGACGTCGACGTGACCGTGCTCGCGCTGATCGGCGAGCGCGGCCGCGAAGTGCGCGAGTTCATCGAGCACGACCTCGGCCCGGATGGTCTCGCGAAGTCGGTCGTCGTCTGCGCCACGTCCGACAAGTCGTCGATGGAGCGCGCCAAGGCGGCCTTCGTCGCGACATCGATAGCCGAGTTCCACCGCGACAAGGGGCGCCGGGTGCTCTTCCTGATGGATTCGGTGACGCGCTTCGCCCGGGCGCTGCGCGAGATCGGCCTCGCCGCCGGCGAGCCGCCGACGCGGCGCGGTTTTCCCCCGTCGGTCTTCGCCAACCTGCCCAAGCTCATGGAGCGGGTGGGCATGAACGAGACCGGGTCGATCACGGCGCTCTACACGGTGCTGGTGGAGGGCGACGACATGAACGAGCCGGTGGCCGACGAGACCCGCTCGATCCTCGACGGTCATATCATCCTGTCGGCGCGCCTGGCGCAGCAGAACCATTATCCGGCCATCGACGTGCTCGCCTCCAAGAGCCGCGTCATGACCAAGGTCACCTCGCCCGAACACCTGCAGGCGGCCGGCGCGATCAACGAGCTGATGGCCACCTACAACGAGGTGGAGCTTCTGGTGAAGATCGGCGAGTACAAGCCCGGCTCCGACCCGCGCGCCGACCGCGCCATCGCCAAGGTCGAGGAGATCCGGCAGTTCCTGCGCCAGCGCACGACGGAGCGCACGCCCTTCGCCGAGACCGTTGCGCGGCTGCGCAAGGTGGCCTCATGA
- the sctJ gene encoding type III secretion system inner membrane ring lipoprotein SctJ: MLSQTNANVPGRAQPLVLSQRRRLPQGFRLAAAGLLFLLAGCQADLYSNLTETEANEMLGVLLANDVSADKKALGEGVFTLVVGKDDILRSLEILKNSGLPRVQGASMGQVFAKSGIVSSPFEERIRYVYALGEDVAKTIQQIDGVLTARVHIVLPEKAEFGQDVKPSSAAVFIKQRPQVDLDFLVPQIRRLVSNSIEGVSFDNVAVVLVEAQDVPLMPGTRNAPEMRDVLPGVRVAAASMDMLWMWVGGFAAVLLLSIVGNVALMVARMRSGKPASTREADA; this comes from the coding sequence TTGCTTTCCCAGACAAACGCCAACGTCCCGGGCCGCGCGCAGCCGCTGGTGCTTTCGCAGCGCCGCCGCCTGCCGCAGGGGTTCCGCCTCGCCGCCGCCGGGCTCCTGTTCCTCCTCGCCGGATGCCAGGCCGACCTCTATTCGAACCTGACGGAGACCGAAGCCAACGAGATGCTGGGCGTGCTGCTGGCCAACGACGTCAGCGCCGACAAGAAGGCACTGGGGGAGGGCGTCTTCACCCTCGTCGTGGGCAAGGACGACATCCTGCGGTCGCTCGAGATCCTGAAGAACAGCGGGCTGCCGCGCGTCCAGGGCGCCTCCATGGGGCAGGTCTTCGCGAAGTCCGGCATCGTTTCGTCGCCCTTCGAGGAGCGCATCCGCTACGTCTACGCCCTTGGCGAGGACGTGGCGAAGACGATCCAGCAGATCGACGGCGTTCTGACCGCGCGCGTCCACATCGTGCTGCCCGAGAAGGCGGAGTTCGGCCAGGACGTGAAACCGTCGTCGGCCGCGGTCTTCATCAAGCAGCGCCCGCAGGTCGATCTCGATTTCCTCGTGCCGCAGATCCGGCGGCTGGTGTCCAATTCGATCGAGGGCGTCTCGTTCGACAACGTCGCGGTGGTGCTGGTCGAGGCGCAGGACGTGCCGCTGATGCCGGGTACGCGCAACGCCCCGGAGATGCGGGACGTGCTGCCGGGCGTTCGGGTGGCCGCCGCGTCGATGGACATGCTCTGGATGTGGGTCGGCGGGTTCGCGGCCGTCCTCCTGCTGTCGATCGTCGGCAACGTCGCGCTGATGGTGGCCCGGATGCGGTCGGGCAAGCCGGCATCGACCAGGGAGGCGGATGCATGA
- the sctI gene encoding type III secretion system inner rod subunit SctI — MEPLAQLAQLGGSDLSGVGADAGATAAPDASRIERFQQIFQESRDARPDAVQPADQASRGDALRTLELDRVPAPLSATGDAILGGLSRLREAFDAQQNRLGQLAEASTGSELIAVQLEVVQYSMLVDVTSKLTGKATQSFDTLMKGQ, encoded by the coding sequence ATGGAACCGTTAGCGCAACTTGCCCAGCTGGGCGGTTCGGACCTGTCGGGCGTGGGGGCGGATGCGGGTGCGACGGCGGCGCCGGATGCCTCGCGGATCGAGCGTTTCCAGCAGATCTTCCAGGAGAGCAGGGACGCCCGGCCGGATGCCGTCCAGCCGGCCGACCAGGCATCGCGCGGAGATGCGCTTCGCACGCTCGAGCTGGATCGCGTTCCCGCGCCGCTCAGCGCGACCGGCGATGCGATCCTCGGCGGCCTGTCGCGCCTGCGCGAGGCCTTCGACGCCCAGCAGAACAGGCTCGGCCAGCTGGCCGAAGCGAGCACGGGGTCCGAGCTGATCGCCGTGCAACTCGAGGTCGTCCAGTACAGCATGCTGGTCGACGTCACGTCGAAGCTGACCGGCAAGGCCACGCAGTCCTTCGACACGCTCATGAAGGGTCAGTGA
- a CDS encoding type III secretion system chaperone, translated as MEPVATALRDLGGRVGLPNLQFDREGDATLQFDGVLRVSFHRLDPETLEIWSHVEGLGHARDVAILRRALEANHLGEATGGARIALQPGGSRFVLCERVAVAGLTAEAFERRILAFVGHLAFWQSGAPDRPAGDVAEGQDGDSVLIRA; from the coding sequence ATGGAACCCGTTGCGACTGCCCTCAGGGATCTCGGAGGACGCGTCGGCCTCCCCAACCTCCAGTTCGACCGCGAAGGCGACGCGACGCTGCAGTTCGACGGGGTGTTGCGGGTCAGCTTTCATCGGCTGGACCCGGAAACCCTCGAGATCTGGTCCCACGTGGAAGGGCTGGGACATGCCCGTGACGTCGCAATCCTACGCCGTGCCCTGGAAGCCAACCATCTCGGCGAGGCGACCGGCGGCGCACGCATCGCGCTGCAGCCGGGCGGCAGCCGCTTCGTGCTGTGCGAGAGGGTCGCCGTGGCGGGCCTGACCGCGGAAGCCTTCGAACGGCGCATCCTCGCCTTCGTCGGCCACCTCGCCTTCTGGCAGTCGGGCGCGCCGGACCGCCCCGCCGGCGACGTGGCCGAGGGACAGGACGGCGACAGCGTCCTCATCCGCGCGTGA